From a single Planococcus shenhongbingii genomic region:
- a CDS encoding NAD(P)H-dependent flavin oxidoreductase, whose amino-acid sequence MNFTTRITELLGTRLPIVQGGLAYLAYAELAAAVSNAGGLGQITAMSLSSPELLREEIRKVRKLTDQPFGVNFAIGEHGRPFSHMLEVAIQENVPVVSMTGGNPTPIFDQLKGTPIKKLVLVAARRQAQKAEELGADAVMVVGHEGGGHLGRDDIGTMVLIPQVVDAVSIPVIASGGIGDGRGWMAAHALGAEGIEMGTRFIATKECVHASEEYKKALVDSNESDTVIIKKSIGAPARTLKNSWTNKILEIEAITPSYEALRDYVSGTANKRYIYDGNLTEGFGWAGQVTGLIKDVPTVQELMDRMVKEAVEIRTRWAITP is encoded by the coding sequence ATGAATTTTACTACAAGAATAACTGAATTATTAGGGACACGCCTGCCAATCGTGCAGGGCGGTTTGGCATATCTGGCATATGCAGAGCTTGCGGCAGCTGTTTCCAATGCAGGGGGGCTGGGTCAAATTACGGCGATGAGCTTGTCGTCTCCAGAGTTGCTTAGAGAAGAAATACGTAAAGTACGGAAATTGACAGATCAGCCTTTTGGCGTCAATTTCGCAATCGGCGAACATGGCCGGCCGTTCTCGCACATGCTTGAAGTAGCTATTCAAGAAAATGTTCCCGTAGTATCCATGACCGGAGGAAATCCGACGCCGATTTTCGATCAATTAAAAGGAACGCCCATCAAAAAACTGGTGCTCGTTGCGGCCAGACGGCAAGCCCAAAAAGCGGAAGAGCTGGGTGCGGATGCAGTGATGGTAGTCGGCCACGAAGGCGGCGGGCATTTGGGGAGAGATGATATTGGCACGATGGTGCTGATTCCCCAAGTGGTTGATGCTGTTTCCATTCCGGTCATCGCTTCAGGGGGCATCGGGGATGGAAGAGGATGGATGGCAGCGCATGCTCTGGGAGCAGAAGGCATTGAAATGGGCACCCGCTTTATTGCGACCAAAGAATGCGTCCATGCTTCAGAGGAATATAAAAAAGCTTTGGTTGACAGCAATGAAAGCGATACGGTTATAATTAAGAAAAGCATCGGCGCTCCGGCCCGTACCCTCAAAAATAGCTGGACCAATAAAATCCTGGAAATTGAAGCGATTACCCCGAGCTATGAAGCATTGCGTGACTACGTCAGCGGTACCGCGAACAAAAGATATATTTATGACGGGAATTTAACCGAAGGATTTGGATGGGCGGGGCAGGTGACAGGCTTGATCAAAGATGTGCCAACTGTTCAGGAGCTGATGGACCGGATGGTCAAGGAAGCGGTCGAAATCCGGACAAGATGGGCAATTACACCATGA
- a CDS encoding aminotransferase class I/II-fold pyridoxal phosphate-dependent enzyme, with the protein MSQLETPLFDALLKHRNRHPIQFHIPGHKKGQGVDPAFREFVGDNILSIDLINIAPLDDLHSPKGAIKHAQDLAAQAFGADHTFFSVQGTSGAIMTMILSVVGPNDKILVPRNVHKSIMSAIVFAGAIPIFIHPEVDKELGISHGISAEAVEKALVEYPDAKAVLVINPTYFGVAADLKRIVDIAHGRNIPVLVDEAHGVHIHFHKSLPVSAMAAGADMAATSVHKLGGSMTQSSVLNVREGLVSAKRVQSTLSMLTTTSTSYPILASLDTARRQLAIHGFDLIDQAIRLSQDARKRINKIPHLYCVGKEILNTSATYDMDPTKLLISVKNLGITGHQAEEWLRENANIEIELSDLYNILCLVTIGDTRKELNLLINALQRMSKAFESDAAVIEPVVLLPDIPRLAMTPRDAFYATTEVISIEDAVGRISAEFIMVYPPGIPIFIPGEIITQENIAYIDMNVKAGLPVQGPEDDTLKKLRVIKEQQAIR; encoded by the coding sequence TTGTCTCAATTAGAAACCCCGTTATTCGATGCGCTCCTAAAGCACCGTAACCGGCACCCAATTCAGTTCCACATTCCTGGACATAAAAAAGGGCAAGGCGTAGATCCTGCTTTCCGGGAATTTGTTGGCGATAATATATTATCGATCGACTTAATCAATATTGCTCCTTTGGACGATCTCCATTCGCCAAAAGGTGCCATTAAACACGCACAGGATCTGGCAGCGCAAGCTTTTGGCGCGGATCATACATTTTTCTCTGTTCAAGGGACAAGCGGCGCTATTATGACCATGATTTTAAGTGTCGTCGGTCCTAATGACAAAATTCTTGTTCCGCGAAATGTCCATAAATCCATTATGTCAGCTATCGTATTTGCCGGTGCCATCCCTATCTTCATCCATCCGGAAGTTGACAAGGAACTGGGCATTTCCCATGGCATTTCCGCAGAAGCTGTAGAAAAAGCACTGGTTGAATACCCCGATGCCAAAGCTGTACTTGTCATCAATCCGACTTACTTTGGTGTAGCAGCTGATTTAAAACGAATTGTCGATATTGCCCATGGCCGCAATATTCCGGTATTAGTAGACGAAGCACATGGTGTACATATTCATTTCCATAAATCATTGCCTGTATCGGCTATGGCTGCAGGAGCTGATATGGCTGCAACTTCCGTCCATAAATTGGGCGGCTCTATGACGCAGAGCTCTGTGTTAAACGTTCGTGAAGGACTGGTATCGGCAAAACGCGTTCAGTCGACGCTTTCCATGCTGACAACCACTTCAACTTCCTACCCAATACTTGCGTCGCTCGATACCGCGCGCAGGCAGCTGGCCATCCACGGTTTCGATTTGATTGACCAGGCCATCCGGCTATCACAAGACGCACGCAAACGGATCAATAAAATTCCGCATTTGTATTGTGTTGGCAAAGAGATATTGAATACATCAGCAACTTATGACATGGATCCGACAAAGCTCCTGATCAGTGTCAAAAATTTAGGCATTACAGGGCATCAGGCAGAAGAGTGGCTAAGAGAAAACGCCAATATCGAAATCGAGCTGTCTGATTTATATAATATTCTTTGTTTGGTAACAATCGGCGATACACGAAAAGAGCTCAATCTCCTGATCAATGCGCTTCAGCGGATGAGCAAAGCCTTCGAAAGCGATGCAGCAGTGATCGAGCCTGTCGTCCTCTTGCCGGATATCCCGCGCCTTGCTATGACGCCGAGAGATGCTTTTTACGCAACAACCGAAGTGATTTCAATCGAAGATGCAGTTGGCCGCATTTCAGCTGAATTTATCATGGTTTATCCGCCTGGCATTCCGATTTTCATCCCTGGCGAAATCATTACGCAGGAAAACATCGCTTATATTGATATGAACGTCAAAGCTGGTCTTCCAGTCCAGGGTCCGGAAGACGATACATTGAAAAAGCTTCGTGTCATTAAAGAACAGCAGGCAATACGTTAA
- a CDS encoding polysaccharide deacetylase family protein produces the protein MIHTKWFVLAAGLALLTACSEEKTNTGNNGQAAETEESAAAAPDKAEEEKKIEVEQAEDTVEKPEKEPVELAAEPQYRLNPQTWSLEPIGEAPAEAVLITIDDAPDDHSVEMASVLKDRNVPAIFFVNGHFLDTDEEKANLKKIHEMGFAIGNHTSTHANLKTIGEEEQREEILSLSETVEQIIGEKPKFFRAPNGSNTDFSKELTAQEGMLLMNWSYGYDWETQYMNPAALADIMVNTEFLRNGSNLLMHDRKWTAEALPKIIEGLQAKGYSFIDPEEIENVKE, from the coding sequence ATGATACATACAAAATGGTTTGTATTGGCAGCAGGACTCGCGTTGTTGACAGCTTGCAGTGAAGAAAAAACGAATACTGGCAATAACGGTCAAGCTGCAGAAACCGAAGAATCGGCTGCAGCAGCGCCTGACAAAGCAGAAGAAGAAAAGAAAATCGAAGTCGAGCAGGCGGAAGACACCGTTGAAAAACCGGAAAAAGAACCCGTAGAGCTGGCAGCTGAGCCGCAATACCGGCTCAATCCACAAACTTGGAGCTTGGAACCAATTGGGGAAGCGCCTGCTGAAGCGGTGTTGATTACCATTGATGATGCACCGGATGATCACTCGGTCGAAATGGCTTCTGTATTAAAAGACAGAAATGTTCCAGCCATTTTCTTTGTTAATGGCCATTTCCTTGATACGGATGAAGAAAAAGCGAATTTGAAAAAAATTCATGAGATGGGTTTTGCTATTGGCAATCACACTTCTACCCATGCGAATTTAAAAACCATTGGAGAAGAGGAGCAGCGTGAAGAAATTTTATCGCTGAGCGAAACCGTTGAACAGATCATCGGCGAAAAACCGAAGTTTTTTAGAGCGCCTAATGGTTCCAATACTGATTTCAGCAAGGAGCTGACGGCTCAAGAAGGCATGCTGTTAATGAACTGGTCATATGGCTATGACTGGGAAACGCAATACATGAACCCTGCTGCATTGGCCGATATTATGGTCAATACGGAATTCTTGAGAAATGGCTCAAATCTGCTGATGCATGACCGCAAATGGACAGCAGAAGCGCTGCCGAAAATTATTGAAGGCTTGCAGGCAAAAGGCTACTCATTTATTGACCCCGAAGAAATTGAAAACGTAAAAGAATAA